The Budorcas taxicolor isolate Tak-1 chromosome 5, Takin1.1, whole genome shotgun sequence genome includes a window with the following:
- the ITFG2 gene encoding KICSTOR complex protein ITFG2 isoform X1 has translation MRSVSYVQRVALEFSGSLFPHAICLGDVDNDTLNELVVGDTSGKLSVYKNDDSRPWLTCFCQGMLTCVGVGDVCNKGKNLVVAVSAEGWFHLCDLTPAKSLDGSGHHETLGGEEQRPVFKQHIPANTKVMLISDIDGDGRCELVVGYTDRVVRAFRWEDLGDGAEHPMGQLVSLKKWMLEGQVDSLSVTPGPLGVPELMVSQPGCAYAILLCTWNKEPGAPPTSEGPMEGTRETPAARDVVLHQTSGRIHNKNVSTHLIGNIKRGHSPNSSASGLFALCTLDGTLKLMEEADRLLWSVQVDHQLFALEKLDVTGNGHEEVVACAWDGQTYIIDHNRTVVRFQVDENIRAFCAGLYACKDSHNSPCLVYVTFNQKIYVYWEVQLERMESTNLLKVLEAQPEFRELLGELGVDPDELSATRALLHQTLYHPDQPPQCAPAGPQDPT, from the exons TTAAATGAACTGGTGGTGGGGGACACCAGCGGAAAGCTGTCAGTGTATAAGAATGATGATAGCCGGCCGTGGCTCACCTGCTTCTGCCAGGGAATG CTCACTTGCGTTGGGGTTGGAGACGTATGTAATAAAGGAAAG AACCTGGTGGTGGCTGTGAGTGCCGAGGGCTGGTTTCACTTGTGTGACCTGACGCCTGCCAAGTCCCTGGATGGTTCCGGGCACCACGAGACCCTTGGTGGGGAGGAGCAGCGCCCAGTCTTCAAGCAGCACATCCCTGCCAACACCAAGGTCATGCTGATCAGCGACATCG ATGGTGATGGCCGTTGCGAGCTGGTGGTAGGCTACACAGACCGCGTGGTCCGGGCTTTCCGCTGGGAAGACCTGGGCGACGGCGCCGAGCACCCGATGGGGCAGCTGGTGTCGCTCAAGAAGTGGATGCTGGAGGGTCAG GTGGACAGTCTCTCAGTGACTCCAGGGCCCCTGGGTGTTCCTGAACTGATGGTGTCTCAGCCAGGCTGTGCTTATGCGATTCTGCTGTGTACCTGGAACAAGGAGCCTGGGGCGCCCCCCACTTCTGAGGGACCAATGGAGGGCACTCG AGAGACCCCGGCCGCCCGGGATGTCGTGTTGCACCAGACCTCCGGCCGCATCCACAACAAAAATGTCTCCACTCACCTCATCGGCAACATCAAGCGAG GCCACAGCCCCAACAGCAGTGCCTCTGGCCTCTTTGCTCTCTGCACCCTGGATG GGACCCTGAAGCTCATGGAGGAGGCGGACAGGCTACTGTGGTCGGTGCAGGTGGACCACCAGCTCTTCGCCCTTGAGAAACTGGACGTCACG GGCAACGGGCATGAGGAGGTGGTCGCCTGTGCCTGGGACGGCCAGACGTACATCATCGACCACAACCGCACCGTCGTCCGCTTCCAGGTGGACGAGAACATCCGCGCCTTCTGTGCAG GCCTGTATGCCTGCAAAGACAGCCACAACAGCCCCTGCCTCGTGTACGTCACGTTCAACCAGAAGATCTATGTGTACTGGGAGGTGCAGTTGGAGCGGATGGAGTCCACCAACCTGCTCAAAGTGCTGGAGGCCCAGCCGGAGTTCCGGGAGCTGCTGGGAGAGCTGGGCGTGG ATCCTGATGAGCTGTCCGCCACCCGCGCCCTGCTTCACCAAACCCTATACCATCCAGACCAGCCTCCACAGTGCGCCCCCGCAGGCCCCCAAGACCCCACCTAG
- the ITFG2 gene encoding KICSTOR complex protein ITFG2 isoform X2, whose translation MRSVSYVQRVALEFSGSLFPHAICLGDVDNDTLNELVVGDTSGKLSVYKNDDSRPWLTCFCQGMNLVVAVSAEGWFHLCDLTPAKSLDGSGHHETLGGEEQRPVFKQHIPANTKVMLISDIDGDGRCELVVGYTDRVVRAFRWEDLGDGAEHPMGQLVSLKKWMLEGQVDSLSVTPGPLGVPELMVSQPGCAYAILLCTWNKEPGAPPTSEGPMEGTRETPAARDVVLHQTSGRIHNKNVSTHLIGNIKRGHSPNSSASGLFALCTLDGTLKLMEEADRLLWSVQVDHQLFALEKLDVTGNGHEEVVACAWDGQTYIIDHNRTVVRFQVDENIRAFCAGLYACKDSHNSPCLVYVTFNQKIYVYWEVQLERMESTNLLKVLEAQPEFRELLGELGVDPDELSATRALLHQTLYHPDQPPQCAPAGPQDPT comes from the exons TTAAATGAACTGGTGGTGGGGGACACCAGCGGAAAGCTGTCAGTGTATAAGAATGATGATAGCCGGCCGTGGCTCACCTGCTTCTGCCAGGGAATG AACCTGGTGGTGGCTGTGAGTGCCGAGGGCTGGTTTCACTTGTGTGACCTGACGCCTGCCAAGTCCCTGGATGGTTCCGGGCACCACGAGACCCTTGGTGGGGAGGAGCAGCGCCCAGTCTTCAAGCAGCACATCCCTGCCAACACCAAGGTCATGCTGATCAGCGACATCG ATGGTGATGGCCGTTGCGAGCTGGTGGTAGGCTACACAGACCGCGTGGTCCGGGCTTTCCGCTGGGAAGACCTGGGCGACGGCGCCGAGCACCCGATGGGGCAGCTGGTGTCGCTCAAGAAGTGGATGCTGGAGGGTCAG GTGGACAGTCTCTCAGTGACTCCAGGGCCCCTGGGTGTTCCTGAACTGATGGTGTCTCAGCCAGGCTGTGCTTATGCGATTCTGCTGTGTACCTGGAACAAGGAGCCTGGGGCGCCCCCCACTTCTGAGGGACCAATGGAGGGCACTCG AGAGACCCCGGCCGCCCGGGATGTCGTGTTGCACCAGACCTCCGGCCGCATCCACAACAAAAATGTCTCCACTCACCTCATCGGCAACATCAAGCGAG GCCACAGCCCCAACAGCAGTGCCTCTGGCCTCTTTGCTCTCTGCACCCTGGATG GGACCCTGAAGCTCATGGAGGAGGCGGACAGGCTACTGTGGTCGGTGCAGGTGGACCACCAGCTCTTCGCCCTTGAGAAACTGGACGTCACG GGCAACGGGCATGAGGAGGTGGTCGCCTGTGCCTGGGACGGCCAGACGTACATCATCGACCACAACCGCACCGTCGTCCGCTTCCAGGTGGACGAGAACATCCGCGCCTTCTGTGCAG GCCTGTATGCCTGCAAAGACAGCCACAACAGCCCCTGCCTCGTGTACGTCACGTTCAACCAGAAGATCTATGTGTACTGGGAGGTGCAGTTGGAGCGGATGGAGTCCACCAACCTGCTCAAAGTGCTGGAGGCCCAGCCGGAGTTCCGGGAGCTGCTGGGAGAGCTGGGCGTGG ATCCTGATGAGCTGTCCGCCACCCGCGCCCTGCTTCACCAAACCCTATACCATCCAGACCAGCCTCCACAGTGCGCCCCCGCAGGCCCCCAAGACCCCACCTAG